One Micromonospora craniellae genomic region harbors:
- a CDS encoding DUF503 domain-containing protein, protein MFTATAVFDLLLPGDSRSLKAKRSYVRPIVAALRRFEVAAAEVGALDLHGRAEIGVAVVAAEAAHAREVLDSCERLVAGRPEVELLSVRRRLHGAED, encoded by the coding sequence ATGTTCACCGCAACCGCAGTGTTCGACCTGCTGCTGCCGGGCGACTCCCGGTCGCTGAAGGCGAAGAGATCGTACGTACGGCCGATCGTGGCGGCGCTGCGCCGCTTCGAGGTGGCGGCCGCCGAGGTGGGTGCGCTCGACCTGCACGGGCGAGCCGAGATAGGAGTGGCGGTCGTGGCCGCGGAGGCGGCTCACGCCCGTGAGGTGCTCGACTCGTGCGAGCGCTTGGTGGCCGGTCGACCGGAGGTCGAGTTGCTGTCGGTGCGCCGCCGGCTGCACGGCGCGGAGGACTGA
- the rbfA gene encoding 30S ribosome-binding factor RbfA — protein MTDPAKVRRHAERVRELVASVVRSQIKDPRLGMVTITDARITADLRDATVFYTVLGDAAAQAGTAAALDSAKGMLRSTVGKALGLRHSPTLTFVLDDVQDQVKHIDDLLAAARTADAEVQRLAAKAEYAGEAQPYRLEDEEDEAGEAENQTGTGDTDDARSGERR, from the coding sequence ATGACGGATCCGGCCAAGGTACGTCGGCACGCGGAGCGGGTGCGTGAACTGGTCGCGTCGGTGGTGCGGAGCCAGATCAAGGACCCGCGGCTCGGCATGGTCACTATCACCGACGCCCGGATAACCGCCGACCTGCGCGACGCCACGGTCTTCTACACCGTGCTCGGTGACGCGGCGGCGCAGGCGGGCACCGCCGCCGCGCTGGACAGCGCCAAGGGCATGCTGCGCAGCACCGTCGGCAAGGCGCTCGGGTTGCGCCACTCGCCGACCCTGACCTTCGTCCTGGACGACGTGCAGGACCAGGTGAAGCACATCGACGACCTGCTCGCGGCGGCCCGGACCGCCGACGCGGAGGTGCAGCGTCTCGCCGCGAAGGCCGAGTACGCCGGTGAGGCCCAGCCGTACCGGCTCGAAGACGAGGAAGACGAGGCCGGCGAGGCCGAGAACCAGACCGGCACCGGTGACACGGACGACGCCCGGAGCGGGGAGCGGCGGTGA
- a CDS encoding DUF6186 family protein: MRYLAIGGFLVGLALFGLVEWLARREGSRIPTLGEACAYVMRYEVGPVPVGRIGMFGFWWWVGWHFLAR; encoded by the coding sequence ATGCGGTATCTGGCGATCGGTGGCTTCCTGGTCGGCCTGGCGCTGTTCGGGTTGGTCGAGTGGCTGGCCCGGCGGGAGGGCTCGCGCATCCCGACGCTCGGCGAGGCGTGCGCGTACGTGATGCGGTACGAGGTCGGTCCGGTCCCGGTGGGCCGGATCGGCATGTTCGGCTTCTGGTGGTGGGTGGGCTGGCACTTCCTGGCCCGGTGA
- a CDS encoding DHH family phosphoesterase, translated as MAAVRQVAPAGRVLLICHVNPDGDALGSMLGFGLGLRRLGVRRLQATFPGPPEVPEPFRGLPGLELLVPATEADLEPDLVICFDAASDSRLGDLADRLAGPGTALVLDHHASNAGFGDVNLVDPAAAATSVVAEELLARLGVPLDAGIAECLYVALSTDTGSFRFDATTPAVHEMAARLLATGIRPGEISRRVFDSRPFGAVRLFGEVLGRARLEPEAASGHGLVWTYATQDDLARHDQRPYVLEALIDPVRCTAEADVSCVVKQTGPDEWAVSLRSKGAVDVSRVAVALGGGGHRLAAGFTGRGTVDEVVDRVRAELTPGPGSGVAPEG; from the coding sequence GTGGCGGCGGTACGCCAGGTGGCACCCGCCGGGCGGGTGCTGCTGATCTGCCACGTCAACCCGGACGGCGACGCGCTGGGCAGCATGCTCGGCTTCGGGCTCGGGCTGCGGCGACTCGGCGTACGCCGGTTGCAGGCGACCTTCCCCGGGCCGCCGGAGGTGCCCGAACCGTTCCGTGGACTGCCCGGGCTGGAACTGCTGGTGCCGGCGACCGAGGCCGACCTGGAGCCGGATCTGGTGATCTGCTTCGACGCGGCCAGCGACTCGCGTCTCGGTGACCTGGCCGACCGCCTGGCCGGGCCGGGCACCGCGCTGGTGCTCGACCACCACGCCTCCAACGCCGGCTTCGGTGACGTCAACCTGGTCGATCCGGCGGCGGCGGCGACCTCGGTGGTCGCGGAGGAACTGTTGGCCCGGCTCGGCGTACCGCTGGACGCCGGCATCGCCGAGTGCCTGTACGTGGCGTTGAGCACCGACACCGGCTCGTTCCGGTTCGACGCGACCACGCCGGCCGTGCACGAGATGGCCGCCCGCCTGCTGGCCACCGGCATCCGGCCGGGGGAGATCTCCCGGCGGGTGTTCGACAGCCGGCCCTTCGGCGCGGTGCGTCTCTTCGGGGAGGTGCTCGGCCGCGCCCGGCTGGAGCCCGAGGCGGCGTCCGGGCACGGCCTGGTCTGGACGTACGCGACCCAGGACGACCTGGCCCGGCACGACCAGCGGCCGTACGTGCTGGAGGCGCTCATCGATCCGGTGCGGTGCACCGCCGAGGCCGACGTGAGCTGCGTGGTGAAGCAGACCGGGCCGGACGAGTGGGCGGTGTCGCTGCGCAGCAAGGGCGCGGTGGACGTGAGCCGGGTGGCGGTGGCGCTGGGCGGCGGCGGTCATCGACTCGCCGCCGGGTTCACCGGCCGGGGAACCGTGGACGAGGTGGTCGACCGGGTCCGGGCCGAGTTGACGCCCGGGCCGGGGAGTGGTGTCGCCCCCGAGGGGTGA